The following proteins are co-located in the Microbulbifer sp. VAAF005 genome:
- the bamA gene encoding outer membrane protein assembly factor BamA, with translation MKYLLKAIFLGLVLPISALAQSFVLSDIRVDGLQRVSAGTVFSALPIRVGDEVEPIEIQDATRVLFRTGFFEDIQIGHENSVLVITVRERPAISKIDIAGNKAIATEDLLKAMKEYGLAEGQILKRSTLRGLTQEFERQYVAQGRYGASVKAELKELPRNQVELQVAVDEGAVAAIKHINVVGNRAFSDKELEEIFELKTTGWLSWLRSDDKYSSEKLTGDLERLKSYYLDRGYLDFQIDSTQVSLGPDKKSVFITINVVEGGVYTVSEVEIAGNPIVAEEEINRLLLVREGQRFSQARVTTTSDYIAKRLGNKGYAFAEVNGIPEANEEESTVKITFFIDPGKLTYVRRISFRGNTRTADEVLRRELRQMESALASTARIEQSKVRLERLGYLKVVKVETTKVSGTSDRPDVDYMVEGQPSDSGGAGR, from the coding sequence ATGAAGTATTTGCTGAAAGCGATTTTTCTGGGCTTGGTGCTGCCTATCAGCGCTTTGGCACAGTCGTTCGTTCTCAGCGATATCCGAGTGGACGGGTTGCAGCGGGTTTCTGCAGGTACAGTTTTTTCAGCGCTTCCGATTCGGGTAGGCGACGAAGTTGAGCCTATCGAGATTCAGGATGCGACCCGAGTATTGTTTCGCACTGGTTTTTTTGAAGATATTCAGATTGGCCACGAAAACAGCGTTCTTGTTATTACCGTGAGAGAACGACCGGCTATATCAAAGATAGATATAGCCGGGAACAAGGCGATTGCCACTGAGGATCTACTGAAGGCGATGAAGGAATACGGTCTCGCCGAAGGCCAGATCCTAAAGCGTTCGACCCTCAGGGGGTTGACCCAGGAGTTTGAACGCCAGTACGTGGCGCAGGGTCGATATGGCGCCAGTGTTAAAGCGGAGCTCAAGGAACTGCCGCGCAACCAGGTTGAACTGCAGGTTGCTGTTGATGAAGGGGCTGTTGCTGCGATTAAACATATTAATGTCGTAGGAAATCGTGCATTTTCTGATAAAGAGCTGGAAGAGATTTTTGAGCTTAAAACTACCGGCTGGCTCTCTTGGTTGCGCAGTGATGATAAGTACTCTAGTGAGAAACTCACTGGTGATTTGGAGCGCTTAAAGTCCTATTACCTGGATCGCGGATATCTTGATTTTCAGATTGATTCGACACAAGTATCTCTAGGGCCGGACAAGAAGAGTGTATTCATTACCATTAACGTGGTTGAGGGTGGTGTTTACACGGTTAGTGAGGTGGAAATTGCCGGAAACCCGATAGTAGCGGAGGAGGAAATCAACCGCCTGCTATTGGTGCGAGAAGGTCAGCGGTTCTCCCAAGCGAGGGTAACGACCACTTCAGACTATATTGCTAAACGCTTGGGCAACAAAGGTTACGCGTTTGCTGAAGTGAATGGTATTCCTGAGGCCAATGAAGAAGAAAGTACAGTAAAAATTACCTTCTTCATTGATCCGGGAAAGCTCACTTATGTGCGACGTATTAGTTTTCGCGGGAACACTCGCACCGCAGATGAAGTCTTGCGGCGTGAACTGCGCCAGATGGAGTCAGCTTTGGCTTCCACTGCGCGTATAGAGCAATCCAAAGTGCGTCTCGAGCGCCTTGGATACTTGAAGGTAGTGAAAGTTGAAACAACTAAGGTGTCCGGCACCTCAGACCGGCCCGATGTTGATTACATGGTAGAGGGGCAACCCTCTGATTCTGGGGGAGCGGGGCGCTAG
- the bamA gene encoding outer membrane protein assembly factor BamA produces MKHFLKAASLSLALPLSALAQSFVVDDIRVEGLQRVSAGTVFSALPVRVGDEVETLEIQSATRALFRTGYFEDIQIGQENGVLVITVRERPAISKIEITGNKAIATEDLLKGMQENGLSEGQIFKRATLEGLAQELQRQYVAQGRYDASVKTEVKELPRNQVELRVIVDEGSVAAIKHINIVGNKAFSDEELGEIFELQTTGWLSWLRSDDKYSREKLTGDLERLESYYLDRGYLDFKIDSTQVSLSPDKESVFITVNVFEGDVYTISEVDLAGDPVVPEEEVKRLLLVREGQTFSQVRMTTTSDYITKRLGNEGYTFAEVNGIPEPNKEEKTVKITFFINPGKRAYVRRINFRGNTRTTDEVLRREMRQMESASASSARIEQSKVRLERLGFFKEVEVETTEVPGTSDQIDVEYSVEEQPSGSIGGTIGWAQSSGLVLGANIQENNWLGTGKSVGIGMNASTYQTSVNFSYLDPYFTPDGVSRGFNVFYTENDYSEVNLSDYNTTTYGGGVNFGYPMSEISRVGLNVSFNHLELSTGSGTVQEIASSPDLIDGVSLQGITYDNYELIEEALAEDETLDLAMDIDDSQFNTTFDGFIDRYGDSFDNVALTASYARSTLNRGILATRGASQNLSLEFTVPGSDLEYYKLIYTGQYFRPLTKSLTLRLRTRLGYGDGFGDLDELPFFENFYAGGFGSVRGFERNTLGPRSTPYEYYTALGCATEDGEITEYCYYVDDDGELVVNSYDDADPFGGNILIEGSAEVIFPMPFIKDQRSLQTAFFVDAGNVFDTSCGDTQINCYDVDFGKMNVSAGIGLTWITGFGPLTFSLAKALKKNEDDDVEVFQFTLGNSF; encoded by the coding sequence ATGAAACATTTCCTGAAAGCGGCTTCTCTTAGCCTGGCACTGCCTCTCAGTGCTTTAGCACAGTCATTTGTAGTTGATGACATCCGTGTGGAAGGGCTACAGCGCGTCTCTGCCGGTACCGTATTCTCAGCTCTCCCTGTGCGAGTAGGGGATGAGGTGGAGACTCTGGAAATTCAGAGCGCCACTCGGGCACTGTTTCGCACTGGTTACTTTGAGGATATCCAAATCGGCCAGGAGAATGGTGTTCTGGTTATCACTGTGCGCGAGCGGCCTGCAATTTCCAAGATCGAAATTACAGGCAATAAGGCGATCGCAACAGAAGACCTGTTGAAGGGCATGCAGGAGAATGGCCTTTCAGAGGGGCAGATTTTCAAGCGCGCTACCCTTGAGGGGTTGGCCCAGGAGCTGCAACGCCAATATGTTGCCCAGGGACGCTATGACGCCAGTGTTAAAACTGAAGTAAAAGAGTTGCCACGCAACCAGGTTGAGCTTCGCGTAATTGTCGATGAAGGCTCAGTGGCCGCTATTAAGCACATCAATATTGTCGGTAACAAAGCGTTTTCCGATGAAGAGCTTGGAGAGATTTTCGAGCTGCAAACTACCGGTTGGTTGTCGTGGCTGCGCAGTGATGACAAGTATTCCCGAGAGAAATTGACCGGCGACCTGGAGCGTCTCGAATCCTATTACTTGGATCGTGGGTACCTGGATTTTAAAATTGACTCCACTCAGGTTTCCCTAAGCCCCGACAAAGAGAGTGTATTTATCACTGTCAATGTGTTTGAGGGCGATGTTTACACCATTAGCGAAGTGGATCTGGCTGGTGATCCTGTAGTTCCTGAGGAAGAAGTTAAGCGTTTACTGTTGGTGCGGGAAGGGCAGACCTTTTCCCAGGTTCGCATGACAACGACCTCGGATTATATTACCAAGCGTCTGGGGAATGAGGGTTACACCTTTGCTGAGGTTAATGGTATCCCTGAGCCCAATAAAGAAGAGAAGACGGTAAAAATTACCTTCTTTATCAACCCTGGTAAGCGGGCTTATGTTCGCCGAATTAATTTCCGAGGTAATACCCGTACTACAGATGAGGTTTTGCGCCGTGAGATGCGTCAGATGGAGTCAGCATCAGCCTCCTCTGCGCGCATTGAGCAATCTAAAGTACGCCTTGAGCGCCTGGGCTTCTTTAAGGAAGTAGAGGTGGAAACCACAGAGGTGCCGGGAACTTCCGACCAAATTGATGTGGAGTACTCCGTTGAAGAGCAGCCATCAGGTTCTATCGGAGGTACTATTGGTTGGGCCCAGAGCAGTGGCTTGGTGCTGGGAGCCAATATTCAGGAGAACAACTGGTTAGGTACTGGTAAATCTGTAGGTATCGGAATGAATGCCTCTACCTACCAGACTTCTGTGAACTTTTCTTACCTCGACCCTTACTTCACTCCGGATGGTGTGAGCCGTGGCTTTAACGTTTTCTATACAGAGAATGATTATTCCGAGGTTAATCTTTCCGATTACAACACTACAACCTATGGTGGTGGCGTTAACTTCGGCTACCCAATGTCGGAGATTTCCCGCGTCGGCCTTAATGTGAGCTTTAATCACCTGGAGTTGTCCACGGGCTCAGGTACGGTACAGGAAATTGCATCGAGCCCTGATCTGATTGATGGTGTTTCCCTCCAGGGAATCACATATGATAACTATGAGTTAATCGAAGAGGCCCTTGCTGAGGACGAGACCCTCGACTTGGCTATGGATATTGATGATAGTCAATTCAATACCACTTTTGATGGGTTTATCGATCGTTACGGTGATTCATTTGATAACGTTGCTTTGACAGCGTCCTACGCCCGCTCAACCTTGAATCGGGGCATCTTGGCGACTCGTGGTGCTTCACAGAATCTTTCATTGGAATTTACAGTTCCCGGTAGTGACCTTGAGTACTACAAGCTGATTTATACGGGGCAGTACTTCCGCCCATTAACTAAGAGTCTGACTTTACGCCTCCGCACTCGTCTGGGTTACGGCGACGGTTTTGGCGATCTTGATGAACTGCCGTTCTTTGAGAATTTTTATGCCGGTGGTTTTGGTTCAGTACGTGGGTTTGAACGTAACACTCTGGGGCCTCGTTCCACACCTTACGAATATTACACCGCTCTTGGTTGTGCTACTGAGGACGGAGAGATCACTGAGTATTGTTACTATGTCGATGACGATGGCGAGCTGGTGGTTAACTCCTACGATGATGCCGATCCGTTCGGCGGTAACATCCTGATCGAAGGTAGTGCTGAGGTAATTTTCCCGATGCCATTTATCAAGGATCAGCGCTCTCTGCAAACTGCTTTCTTCGTCGATGCAGGTAATGTATTCGATACCAGCTGTGGCGATACCCAGATCAACTGTTACGATGTGGACTTTGGTAAGATGAACGTTTCTGCGGGGATAGGCTTGACCTGGATCACTGGCTTTGGCCCGCTGACATTCAGCTTGGCAAAAGCCCTTAAGAAAAATGAAGATGACGATGTGGAAGTGTTCCAGTTTACCCTGGGTAACAGCTTCTAA
- the lpxB gene encoding lipid-A-disaccharide synthase — protein MSEKNKPIRIGIVVGEASGDILGSGLMTALKTRLPNVEFEGIAGPRMLELGAKSLFPMERLSVMGLVEPLKRLPELLKIRRSLRRHFTDNPPDLFIGIDSPDFTLTLEAALKAEGIPTVHYVSPSVWAWRQGRIKKIARAVDHMLTLLPFEANFYRDNQVPVTFVGHPLADEIPLQVDVAGERKALGFEKDDRVIALLPGSRGGEVRMLGPLFLQTARWCHQRHSDVKFVIPAANKQRMDEIQEQLKDYPELPITLLEGQSRRAVSAADCVLIASGTATLEAMLLKKPMVVTYKLGRLTSLIVSRMLHTPWVSLPNLLAQKELVPEILQNDAIPENLGAAVMQYFEDPLLGDHLEREFFEMHQQLRRNASERAADAVVGLLEAKPESAE, from the coding sequence GTGTCAGAAAAAAATAAGCCGATACGAATTGGTATTGTTGTCGGTGAGGCGTCAGGAGATATCCTCGGTTCTGGTTTGATGACTGCATTAAAAACTCGGCTTCCCAATGTAGAGTTTGAGGGAATTGCCGGGCCGCGCATGCTGGAACTGGGTGCTAAAAGTTTATTCCCTATGGAGCGACTATCGGTAATGGGGCTGGTAGAACCTTTGAAGCGCCTTCCAGAACTGTTGAAAATCCGCAGATCTCTCCGTCGCCACTTTACTGATAACCCTCCCGATCTATTTATTGGTATAGATTCGCCGGACTTTACATTGACTCTTGAGGCTGCACTCAAGGCTGAGGGTATCCCCACCGTCCATTATGTCAGTCCTTCGGTTTGGGCCTGGCGGCAGGGTCGAATTAAAAAGATTGCGCGGGCTGTCGACCACATGTTGACCCTGCTTCCATTTGAAGCGAATTTCTACCGAGATAACCAAGTACCGGTGACCTTTGTTGGCCACCCTTTGGCTGATGAAATTCCCCTGCAAGTGGATGTCGCCGGCGAACGCAAAGCATTGGGCTTTGAGAAAGACGACCGGGTAATTGCCCTTTTGCCTGGCAGTCGTGGAGGTGAGGTTCGCATGCTGGGGCCGTTGTTTCTGCAGACGGCCCGATGGTGCCACCAGCGTCACTCGGATGTTAAATTTGTTATTCCCGCTGCCAACAAGCAGCGTATGGATGAGATTCAAGAGCAGCTAAAAGATTACCCTGAACTCCCTATTACTTTACTTGAGGGGCAATCGAGACGGGCCGTTTCTGCGGCAGACTGTGTGCTCATAGCATCGGGTACAGCAACCTTAGAGGCAATGCTGCTTAAAAAGCCCATGGTCGTTACCTATAAGCTGGGCAGGTTGACGTCATTGATCGTCTCACGGATGCTGCACACCCCATGGGTTTCGCTACCAAATTTATTAGCCCAAAAAGAACTGGTGCCAGAAATTTTGCAGAATGATGCCATTCCAGAGAATCTTGGTGCGGCAGTGATGCAGTACTTTGAAGACCCGCTTCTTGGGGATCATTTAGAGCGCGAGTTTTTCGAGATGCATCAACAGTTGAGGCGAAATGCTTCTGAGCGGGCTGCCGATGCCGTGGTGGGGCTACTGGAAGCTAAGCCGGAATCTGCCGAGTAG
- the lpxD gene encoding UDP-3-O-(3-hydroxymyristoyl)glucosamine N-acyltransferase has product MKDSFSLAQLAQELGADLRLAPGSDSNQKVQGLNTLQDAGAEHLAFLASPNYRRFLKTTKAAAVLVSEEFVEECPVTALCVADPYLAFARATALFDTTPEAPIGIHPSAVVHPTAEIGTGVSVGPGSVVEAYAKLEPGAIVGANCYVGEGSLVGAGTRLYAGVVFHHNCSIGAHGIIHSQTVIGADGFGFAPNKGSWVKIHQLGGVQIGEDVEIGANTCIDRGALGDTVIGRGVKIDNLVQIAHNVKIGDYTAIAGCAVIAGSAEIGKHCLIGGCSRINGHITITDGSQVLGNTFVTKSIKDTGSYSGALSFADSSTWRRNAVRFGQLDQMARRLKDLEKQVQALSQKSGTDD; this is encoded by the coding sequence ATGAAAGATAGCTTTTCTCTTGCCCAGTTGGCGCAAGAGCTGGGGGCCGACTTGCGGTTGGCGCCCGGTTCAGATTCCAATCAAAAAGTTCAGGGTTTAAATACACTGCAGGATGCCGGTGCAGAGCACTTGGCTTTCCTTGCAAGCCCCAATTATCGACGCTTTCTGAAAACGACCAAAGCTGCCGCAGTGCTGGTATCGGAAGAGTTTGTTGAAGAGTGCCCGGTAACGGCTTTATGTGTTGCGGACCCCTACTTGGCCTTTGCTCGAGCAACAGCCCTGTTCGATACAACTCCTGAAGCACCTATTGGTATTCACCCCTCTGCAGTGGTTCACCCTACGGCAGAGATTGGTACTGGTGTCAGTGTGGGGCCCGGCTCTGTGGTCGAGGCCTACGCAAAATTAGAGCCTGGAGCGATTGTTGGTGCTAACTGCTATGTTGGCGAGGGCAGTTTAGTCGGTGCAGGAACACGCCTGTATGCCGGCGTTGTTTTTCATCATAACTGCTCTATCGGTGCACACGGTATTATTCATAGCCAGACGGTTATTGGAGCCGATGGCTTCGGGTTTGCGCCTAATAAAGGCAGCTGGGTAAAAATTCACCAGCTAGGTGGAGTGCAAATTGGCGAAGATGTGGAAATTGGAGCCAATACCTGTATAGACCGTGGAGCTTTGGGTGATACGGTGATTGGGCGAGGAGTCAAGATCGACAATCTGGTCCAAATCGCGCACAATGTGAAGATTGGTGACTACACGGCCATAGCCGGGTGTGCCGTAATTGCTGGCAGTGCTGAGATAGGGAAGCATTGTCTTATCGGTGGTTGTAGCCGTATTAACGGACATATAACGATTACAGATGGCAGTCAGGTGTTGGGCAACACGTTTGTCACTAAATCGATAAAGGATACTGGTAGCTACTCTGGAGCGCTATCCTTTGCCGATAGTTCTACCTGGCGTCGTAATGCTGTGCGTTTTGGTCAGTTGGATCAAATGGCGCGCAGATTGAAAGATTTGGAAAAACAGGTTCAGGCACTGTCCCAAAAGAGTGGGACAGACGATTGA
- the fabZ gene encoding 3-hydroxyacyl-ACP dehydratase FabZ yields MMDVREIREYLPHRYPFLLVDRVVELEEGKYIKGYKNISGNEEVFNGHFPEMPIFPGVMIVEALAQVSGILGFKTFGKKPEDGYLYLFGGVDKARFKRQVIPGDRLELESEAVSVRRNIWKFACKASVDGELAASVDILCAVKKVQ; encoded by the coding sequence ATGATGGATGTACGTGAAATTCGCGAGTACCTGCCGCACCGTTATCCTTTTTTGTTGGTGGATCGTGTAGTAGAACTCGAAGAAGGGAAGTATATAAAAGGCTATAAAAACATTTCTGGAAACGAAGAAGTTTTTAATGGCCACTTTCCGGAAATGCCTATTTTCCCGGGAGTGATGATTGTTGAAGCCCTGGCCCAGGTCTCGGGAATCCTCGGCTTTAAAACGTTTGGCAAAAAACCGGAAGATGGATATCTGTATCTGTTCGGTGGGGTTGATAAGGCGCGCTTTAAGCGTCAGGTGATCCCAGGTGATCGCCTTGAACTCGAGTCTGAAGCGGTATCTGTTCGCAGAAATATCTGGAAATTCGCTTGTAAAGCCAGTGTTGATGGCGAGCTGGCGGCTTCTGTTGATATCCTATGTGCCGTGAAAAAGGTTCAGTAA
- a CDS encoding OmpH family outer membrane protein has protein sequence MLKNVKIVAILLAGMTLSGAALAQTKVAVLNLQAAIMSTDAAKTKVNSLKTSSEYSKLQSSAESIRAELQKMAEDAKKNSVTWSDEQKTEYQRKMNFQRSDFETTVKKLRAMEAQVGQEIQASMGPKARDALDALIKEQKLDVVLDSNTAYYVSPSVDLTEAVVKRMNAAK, from the coding sequence GTGCTTAAGAATGTAAAAATTGTAGCAATACTGCTTGCAGGTATGACCTTGTCCGGCGCAGCGCTGGCGCAAACCAAGGTCGCGGTACTTAACCTACAGGCTGCGATCATGAGCACTGATGCAGCTAAGACCAAGGTAAATTCCCTGAAGACCAGTTCTGAGTATTCCAAGCTGCAAAGCAGTGCTGAGTCGATTCGAGCTGAACTGCAAAAAATGGCAGAAGATGCCAAGAAAAATAGTGTGACCTGGTCTGATGAACAAAAGACCGAATACCAACGCAAAATGAATTTTCAGCGTTCAGATTTTGAGACGACGGTGAAAAAATTGCGTGCAATGGAAGCTCAAGTGGGTCAAGAGATCCAGGCTTCTATGGGGCCAAAGGCTAGGGATGCCCTGGACGCACTGATTAAAGAGCAAAAGCTTGACGTAGTGCTGGATTCCAATACTGCCTACTATGTAAGCCCCAGCGTCGACCTGACAGAGGCTGTTGTTAAGCGTATGAACGCAGCCAAGTAA
- the lpxA gene encoding acyl-ACP--UDP-N-acetylglucosamine O-acyltransferase gives MQTSIHPTAIVDSTAVIGSGVSIGAYTIVGAGVEIGDGCDIASHVVLSGPTKLGKNNRIYQFASVGQDTPDKKYRGEETTLVIGDNNVIREGVTIHRGTIQDRGETTIGNENLIMAYAHIGHDSVVGNHTIMVNNCGLAGHVIVKDWAILSGYSLVHQNCTVGEHAFLGMGAAIGKDVPAYVMVAGNPAEAKTINSEGLRRRGFSREDIALINKAYKTVYRRGLTMQEALQALMELREQSPVIQPWIESLQSSTRGIVR, from the coding sequence ATGCAGACAAGTATCCACCCTACAGCTATTGTCGACTCTACGGCAGTAATTGGTTCCGGGGTGAGTATTGGTGCTTACACCATTGTTGGAGCCGGCGTAGAGATAGGTGATGGCTGTGATATTGCCTCTCATGTGGTGCTTAGTGGGCCGACCAAACTGGGGAAGAACAACCGAATCTACCAGTTTGCTTCCGTAGGGCAGGATACCCCGGATAAAAAGTATCGTGGTGAAGAGACGACACTCGTTATTGGCGACAATAACGTGATCCGTGAGGGGGTGACGATTCATCGCGGTACTATCCAAGACCGGGGCGAGACCACAATCGGTAACGAAAACTTGATTATGGCTTATGCCCACATAGGCCACGATAGCGTCGTCGGTAATCACACAATTATGGTGAATAACTGCGGGCTAGCCGGTCATGTGATTGTAAAAGACTGGGCGATTCTGAGTGGTTATAGTCTGGTTCACCAGAATTGTACCGTGGGAGAGCATGCCTTTCTGGGGATGGGTGCTGCTATCGGTAAAGACGTTCCTGCTTATGTTATGGTTGCCGGGAATCCTGCCGAAGCAAAGACCATTAACTCAGAAGGGCTGCGCAGACGGGGCTTTTCTAGAGAAGATATTGCCCTGATCAATAAAGCTTACAAGACTGTTTATCGTCGCGGTCTCACTATGCAAGAGGCGCTGCAGGCCTTGATGGAGTTGCGCGAACAATCTCCAGTTATTCAGCCGTGGATAGAGTCTTTGCAATCTTCCACCCGCGGCATTGTTCGCTGA